Proteins found in one Synechococcus sp. LA31 genomic segment:
- a CDS encoding DUF4335 domain-containing protein encodes MKLTSRYEQTSCRLVLEGLPDLSAGQSSQTIGILTGFTLALAGKTEMEGQRDHLQALVNAVLPYARQLLSGVSKPVGTETVPVAIRPADGGHELELRSSQPNTPPLQLPLDDAELSDLVRCLDRLQLDPSVVVPLQWPQPQPLRRSELRHRLPLARRIAAPLTGVAALLISAALISLVPPTPRPPSTPVSAPASGG; translated from the coding sequence ATGAAACTGACCAGCCGCTACGAACAAACCAGCTGCCGCCTTGTGCTGGAGGGTCTGCCTGATCTCTCTGCCGGCCAGAGCAGCCAAACCATCGGCATCCTCACCGGCTTCACCTTGGCCCTGGCGGGCAAGACCGAGATGGAGGGGCAGCGCGATCACCTGCAGGCCCTGGTGAATGCGGTGTTGCCCTATGCCCGCCAGCTCCTCAGTGGTGTGTCGAAACCGGTGGGTACCGAGACGGTGCCGGTGGCGATCCGCCCTGCCGATGGCGGCCATGAGCTGGAACTGCGCAGCAGTCAGCCCAACACCCCACCGCTACAGCTACCGCTGGACGATGCCGAGCTCTCTGATTTGGTGCGGTGTCTTGATCGCCTCCAGCTCGATCCGTCTGTGGTTGTGCCGCTGCAGTGGCCGCAACCGCAACCCTTACGCCGCTCTGAGCTCCGCCATCGTTTACCCCTGGCGCGTCGCATCGCGGCTCCCCTCACTGGCGTTGCGGCCCTATTGATCAGTGCAGCCTTGATCTCGCTGGTGCCTCCCACCCCCAGACCGCCATCCACGCCGGTGAGCGCGCCCGCCTCGGGTGGTTGA